In Cryptomeria japonica chromosome 5, Sugi_1.0, whole genome shotgun sequence, the genomic window TCTAGGTTAAGTCCAGTCCTGCAACAATACAGCATTATGCCAGTTGTAGCTTTCTTTGATTAGCTTGTATCAGAGTGCAGCAGTCTGGGATTTCTCTGTTTGGGTAGTTGTATACCTGGTTTTTTAGGTATCTGAGGGACTTTGTTTTAAGAAATGAATATCCCACCAAGTTCTTTCAGACAGAAATACATGGCAAGGCTTCTGGGGGCACTCAGTAGCATTGATAGAATTAGTAACAAGAAGGAGTTGAGCTTACTGAAGAGGAGAAAGAGAATCAAGCTTGCAGCAGACATATCACTGGCCCTCACATCCAATGGGAGTCTCTGGAGCCATGCTTTGATATCAAAAATATCCAAGCTTAACAAGGATAAGTCCCTCTTGCAGAGGATTATAGGCAAGAGGACTGTGAGAAACATGAAGAACACTCAATTCTGCTCTGGTACCCACATGCAGAAGCTAATGGCTGGCAGGAGGAGAGCAATGAAaagatcattcatgaagaggaGGAATATGAATATGATCAAGGCCATGGCTGATATAAAGACATGTCCAATGGAGGTGAGGAGGCCTTCTCCCTATCAACTTGCAAGGAGCCTGGTATCTCAGAGAACAAAGCTGCTGAAAAGACTCATTCCTGGTGGGGAATCCATGGACAGTTGCTGTCTATTGAGAGAAGCAGCAGACTATATCATCTCCCTCAGAACTCAGGTAGAAGTCATGCAATCCCTTGCAAATAATGGTAGTCTGCAATCTAGACAAAGTCTCTAATGATATACTCATCACATACAGTATATATGTATACTCTTTGTGTATTGCTTGTTAGAGATTGAATTCAATATCAAGCCTATGTCTGCTCTAAGGATGATGCCCTACAATACCCAAGTAGACCTAGGACTAGAATCCATGGACATCTATGGCCTGCATGAGAATTCTTGTCTAGAGGGAAAAAATATGTATTGTCACAATGCTTCAACAGTATCATCTTCTGCTAATGGCTTGCTTTTCTGCTTAAGCTGCCTTCAGGCTGTTCCCTCAGCTTAATATCAAAAACAGTGTCATCTTCTTTTCTATCCCCTTGTTTTTGCCAACTTCTTCTTCAGGTGTTCTCCTCAACAGTTACTGTTATAGTACCAATTTCTACTGTTTGTAATTATCAGATCCACTATGCTGCAAAGCCAGAGATCTATTCTGAGTTGCTTTCATCCAAAATATGAAAAAATGTAAGTCATTTATCTTTTTTCATTTGTTTCCTTTCAAATAAT contains:
- the LOC131043414 gene encoding transcription factor IBH1, with amino-acid sequence MNIPPSSFRQKYMARLLGALSSIDRISNKKELSLLKRRKRIKLAADISLALTSNGSLWSHALISKISKLNKDKSLLQRIIGKRTVRNMKNTQFCSGTHMQKLMAGRRRAMKRSFMKRRNMNMIKAMADIKTCPMEVRRPSPYQLARSLVSQRTKLLKRLIPGGESMDSCCLLREAADYIISLRTQVEVMQSLANNGSLQSRQSL